The Daucus carota subsp. sativus chromosome 2, DH1 v3.0, whole genome shotgun sequence genome includes a window with the following:
- the LOC135150612 gene encoding uncharacterized protein LOC135150612 isoform X2, with product MPHKCHQQRQDEAIDYLSDFLVANRNKRYILAPYIQEDHWMLLLFCLHESAIYVFDPLKKDRTIRLKTPARMAFKLYVSQGGQRNNKKEFLWHHTEVKCPQQGDMDSGFFVMRYMYDIVMLSQKQPDMNWKVGLGSRNYTRKEINEVRELWAKFFSLECL from the exons ATGCCACATAAATGTCACCAGCAACGACAAGATGAAGCAATAGACTATTTGTCAGATTTTTTGGTTGCCAATAGAAATAAGCGTTATATTTTGGCACCGTACATCCAaga GGACCACTGGATGTTGCTCCTTTTTTGTCTCCATGAAAGTGCTATCTACGTGTTTGATCCATTGAAAAAAGATAGGACAATACGGTTAAAAACACCTGCAAGAAT GGCATTTAAATTATACGTATCTCAAGGTGGACAGAGGAATAACAAAAAAGAATTTCTTTGGCATCACACCGAGGTTAAG TGTCCGCAACAAGGAGATATGGATTCTGGTTTTTTTGTTATGAGATACATGTATGATATAGTCATGCTTTCTCAGAAACAACCCGACATGAACTGGAAAGTG GGTCTTGGTTCAAGAAACTATACAAGAAAGGAAATCAATGAGGTTCGAGAATTGTGGGCAAAATTTTTCTCTTTAGAATGTCTATAA
- the LOC135150612 gene encoding uncharacterized protein LOC135150612 isoform X1 — MRWLNTPIIEIFLKYVSTLCKQLKDDTFAFMLPSRLAMPHKCHQQRQDEAIDYLSDFLVANRNKRYILAPYIQEDHWMLLLFCLHESAIYVFDPLKKDRTIRLKTPARMAFKLYVSQGGQRNNKKEFLWHHTEVKCPQQGDMDSGFFVMRYMYDIVMLSQKQPDMNWKVGLGSRNYTRKEINEVRELWAKFFSLECL; from the exons atgagatggTTAAATACTCCAATAATTGAAATTTTCCTGAA GTACGTTAGCACGTTGTGTAAACAGTTGAAGGATGATACATTTGCATTCATGTTGCCATCCAGATTAGCCATGCCACATAAATGTCACCAGCAACGACAAGATGAAGCAATAGACTATTTGTCAGATTTTTTGGTTGCCAATAGAAATAAGCGTTATATTTTGGCACCGTACATCCAaga GGACCACTGGATGTTGCTCCTTTTTTGTCTCCATGAAAGTGCTATCTACGTGTTTGATCCATTGAAAAAAGATAGGACAATACGGTTAAAAACACCTGCAAGAAT GGCATTTAAATTATACGTATCTCAAGGTGGACAGAGGAATAACAAAAAAGAATTTCTTTGGCATCACACCGAGGTTAAG TGTCCGCAACAAGGAGATATGGATTCTGGTTTTTTTGTTATGAGATACATGTATGATATAGTCATGCTTTCTCAGAAACAACCCGACATGAACTGGAAAGTG GGTCTTGGTTCAAGAAACTATACAAGAAAGGAAATCAATGAGGTTCGAGAATTGTGGGCAAAATTTTTCTCTTTAGAATGTCTATAA